Within Pseudomonas brassicacearum, the genomic segment ATCAGGATCTTCTCGGCGCGGAAGGTCTCGCGGCGGTGGATCAGGGTGACCGTGCTGGCGATGTTGGCCAGGTACAGCGCTTCTTCAACGGCGGTGTTGCCACCACCAACCACAGCCACAGGCTTGTTGCGGTAGAAGAAACCGTCGCAGGTGGCGCAGGCGGAAACACCTTTGCCCATGAAGGCTTCTTCCGACGGCAGGCCCAGGTAGCGAGCACTGGCACCGGTGGCGATGATCAGCGCATCGCAGGTGTAGGTCGCGCTGTCGCCGGTCAGGGTGTATGGCTTGGCGGCGAAATCCACGGCATTGATGTGGTCGAAAACGATCTCGGTCTCGAAGCGCTCGGCGTGTTCCTTCATGCGCTCCATCAAGGCCGGACCGGTCAGCCCGTGGACATCGCCCGGCCAGTTGTCGACTTCGGTGGTGGTGGTCAATTGACCGCCGGCCTGCATGCCGGTGATCAGCAGCGGCTTGAGGTTGGCACGGGCCGCATAAACCGCAGCGCTGTAACCGGCAGGGCCGGAACCGAGAATAATCACTCGCGAATGACGCACTTCAGACATGACCTGCTCCTGTTGACCGGACCTTGCGGGCCGGAACGCCGGGTGAGCGGCGTGAATAAAAAAGGACCGTTGACGCACTTGGGGAAGGCTTGGGTTCGACAGTCCTGGAAAAGAATGGGTGCAGCGTATCGAGGGAGCGAAGATTAAGGAAATACGGTTTAACAATCCAGCTCATAGGTGGGCTCTATCCCCAACGGTCCCTTCAATAGGCGCCATCGCCTCAAGAAACGTTGTTACACGCCATGTCGCCGCTTTCCCGGGCAGGGCAAAGCCGGTAAGGTCGGCGCGTTTACCTTCGCTCGGAGCCACCTATGCCCGCCCCCGTCCTGTCCGGCCCGCAATATTTGCGAGAGGGCCTCAAGCTGGTCTTGAGCCCGGGCCTGCGCCTGTTCGTACTCTTGCCCCTGGCGATCAACCTGGTGCTGTTCGTCGGATTGATTTACCTGGCCGGCCATCAGTTCAGCCTGTGGGTCGATACGCTGATGCCGTCGCTGCCAGACTGGCTCAGTTTCCTCAGCTATGTGCTCTGGCCGCTGTTCGTGGTGCTCGTCGTGCTGATGGTGTTTTTCACCTTCACCATGCTTGCCAACGTCATCGCCGCGCCGTTCAACGGTTTTCTCGCGGAAAAAGTCGAAGTGGTCATCCGTGGCACCGACGACTTTCCGGCCTTCAGTTGGGCCGAGTTGATCGCCATGATCCCACGGACCCTCAGCCGGGAAGCACGCAAGCTCGGCTATTTCCTGCCCCGCGCCCTGGGGCTATTCGTGCTGTCGTTCGTCCCCGTGGTCAATCTGGTGGCCGCCCCCCTGTGGCTGCTGTTCGGCGTGTGGATGATGGCGATCCAGTACATCGACTACCCGGCGGACAACCACAAGCTGGGCTGGAACGAGATGCTCGCCTGGCTGCGGGAAAAACGCTGGCAGAGCCTGGGCTTTGGCGGCAGCGTGTACCTGGTGCTGCTGATCCCGGTGGTGAACATCCTGATGATGCCCGCAGCGGTGGCCGGCGCGACGTTGTTCTGGGTCCGTGAGCAAGGCGCCGAGACCGCGTTGGCCCGCCAGGGCTGAGCCGTCACAAATCCATCATCCTGTCGTCACAATGACGAAATGGCCCCGGTCGACACTGGGGTCATGACCACACCCCTGCATATCACCCTGATCACCGAAACCTTCCCGCCGGAAATCAATGGCGTGGCCAATACCCTGGGCCGCCTGTACGACGGCCTGCGCGCCCGCGGGCATCAGGTCGAGCTGATACGGCCGCGCCAGGTCGACGACCAACGCCAGGCCAGTGACGAGCAGTTGTTGCTGTGCCGGGGCTGGCCGCTACCGGGCTACCCGGGTTTGCAGTGGGGCCAGGCGTCGATGCACAAACTGCTCAGGCGCTGGAAACGCCATCGTCCGGACGTGCTGTACATCGCCACCGAAGGACCGCTGGGTTTGTCGGCCCTGCGCGCGGCACGACGCTTGGGCATTTCGGTGGTCAGCGGTTTCCACACCAATTTCCAGCAATACACCCAGCAGTACGGCCTCGGACTGTTGAGTCGCGTGCTCACCCATTACCTGCGCTGGTTTCACAACCGCTCCAACCTGACCCTGGTGCCCAGCGTCAGCCAGCGCCTGGAACTGGAGCGACGACATTTCGAGCGCGTGGCGCTGCTCTCACGCGGCGTGGACAGCCAACTGTTTCATCCGGTCAAGCGTTCGGCGAGCCTGCGGGAGGCGTGGGGCCTGGGCGAGGATGACATCGCGGTGATCCACGTCGGACGCCTGGCTCCGGAGAAAAACCTCGGGCTGCTCAAACGCAGTTTCGCCACGCTGTGCCGCGCGTTCCCGGGACGACGGATGAAACTGGTGGTAATCGGCGACGGCCCGCAGCGCTGCGCCCTGGAGCAGGAACTGCCCGAAGCGATCTTTTGTGGCTCGCAACGCGGCGAGGCGCTGGCCAGTCATTATGCGTCTGGGGATGTGTTTGTCTTTCCGAGCCTGACCGAAACCTTCGGCAATGTGGTGCTGGAGGCGCTGGCGTCCGGGCTGGGCGTGGTGGCCTACGATCAGGCTGCGGCGGCCCAGCATATTCGCCACGGCTACAACGGCGTGCTGGCAATGCCGGGAGATGAGGAGGCGTTCTGCGAT encodes:
- the trxB gene encoding thioredoxin-disulfide reductase, giving the protein MSEVRHSRVIILGSGPAGYSAAVYAARANLKPLLITGMQAGGQLTTTTEVDNWPGDVHGLTGPALMERMKEHAERFETEIVFDHINAVDFAAKPYTLTGDSATYTCDALIIATGASARYLGLPSEEAFMGKGVSACATCDGFFYRNKPVAVVGGGNTAVEEALYLANIASTVTLIHRRETFRAEKILIDKLNARVAEGKIILKLNATLDEVLGDNMGVTGARLKNNDGSFDEIKVDGVFIAIGHTPNTSLFEGQLELKDGYLVVKGGRDGNATATSVEGIFAAGDVADHVYRQAITSAGAGCMAALDTERYLDGLQNASF
- a CDS encoding glycosyltransferase family 4 protein, with translation MAPVDTGVMTTPLHITLITETFPPEINGVANTLGRLYDGLRARGHQVELIRPRQVDDQRQASDEQLLLCRGWPLPGYPGLQWGQASMHKLLRRWKRHRPDVLYIATEGPLGLSALRAARRLGISVVSGFHTNFQQYTQQYGLGLLSRVLTHYLRWFHNRSNLTLVPSVSQRLELERRHFERVALLSRGVDSQLFHPVKRSASLREAWGLGEDDIAVIHVGRLAPEKNLGLLKRSFATLCRAFPGRRMKLVVIGDGPQRCALEQELPEAIFCGSQRGEALASHYASGDVFVFPSLTETFGNVVLEALASGLGVVAYDQAAAAQHIRHGYNGVLAMPGDEEAFCDAARWLLEERETLRCVRLNARQHASRQGWASVIEQFEAQLRGVCQVESSLPQAVSPR
- the cysZ gene encoding sulfate transporter CysZ, with protein sequence MPAPVLSGPQYLREGLKLVLSPGLRLFVLLPLAINLVLFVGLIYLAGHQFSLWVDTLMPSLPDWLSFLSYVLWPLFVVLVVLMVFFTFTMLANVIAAPFNGFLAEKVEVVIRGTDDFPAFSWAELIAMIPRTLSREARKLGYFLPRALGLFVLSFVPVVNLVAAPLWLLFGVWMMAIQYIDYPADNHKLGWNEMLAWLREKRWQSLGFGGSVYLVLLIPVVNILMMPAAVAGATLFWVREQGAETALARQG